One window from the genome of Diospyros lotus cultivar Yz01 chromosome 11, ASM1463336v1, whole genome shotgun sequence encodes:
- the LOC127813145 gene encoding uncharacterized protein LOC127813145 yields the protein MSTPTLQKFSIKILSLTCSSSGCERNWSVFENLHTKRRNRLNQLRLNDLVFVKYNRALRHRYQMRDTIDPIILTDIDENNEWLTKKLDEENDKDDETVFPNDVGDGLTWNNVVAAAGVGEPSYQFRTKQTRSQLGSTLASTSKRQVTQEIEGEEESEAGTEDDEDLEEGEELRDEEEDEGVIEGDDEDIDLDVDDLLDDD from the exons atgtcaacacccacgttgcaaaaattttcaattaaaattcttagcttgacttgtagttcatctgggtgtgaacgtaattggagtgtatttgaaaat cttcatACTAAACGGAGAAACAGGCTTAATCAACTTCGTTTAAAcgacttggtgtttgtgaaatacaatagagcattgaGGCATCGGTATCAAATGCGTGATACCATTGACCCTATCATATTGACCGACATTGATGAAAACAATGAATGGTTGACCAAAaaacttgatgaggagaatgataaagatgatgaaactgtttttcCAAATGACGTTGGGGATGGGTTGACATGGAATAATGTTGTTGCGGCTGCAGGAGTTGGAGAGCCTAGTTATCAATTTAGAactaaacaaactcgatcacaattgGGATCAACTTTGGCTTCGACTTCAAAGCGACAAGTAACTCAAGAGATTGAAGGggaggaggaaagtgaggcagggaccgaagatgatgaagacttggaagagggagaagaattgagagatgaagaagaagatgaaggggtgattgaaggggatgatgaagatattgaccttgatgttgatgatctccttgatgatgattga